Sequence from the Rutidosis leptorrhynchoides isolate AG116_Rl617_1_P2 chromosome 3, CSIRO_AGI_Rlap_v1, whole genome shotgun sequence genome:
AAAAATGTTTATTATTTGAAATAGTTAATTAAAGACATATTCGATTGATTTTCAGATTGGAGCTATATTTTTGTGGAGTTATGTTTACAACCTAGTACGCGTTTTCTCGAAAGATTCTACTACAAACGAAGCAGTAATCATGCAAGAGGATTTGGTCCAGCCTTTGCTTCCTTCAACAGAGTCTGATTCTTCCATTAAAATCGAGGGACGAATGAAGGTTGTTATTTGTTTCTTAATCTTGATCTCACCCATTTCTCAGTTGAATTATTTGTGTAACCAGCCTTAAATGTTGAAATTTGGTTTGTGTTAGGTGATTTTGAATTCGATGAAGCGAAAATGGAGTGACATTTCAAGACATGTCAACTTGAAGGCCGTGTTTGCACCATCGACTTCTGGAGCGGTATACTGCTTTTTGAAGTCTTGGTTATAGTTATCAATTTATAATGATTGAAAACCGTGAAACATGatattttttgtttttgttgtaCTTCGTAACAGATTGTGGGGTTTGTGGTTGGAACAATCGGACCGATGCGACGGTTACTGATAGGGACCACAGCTCCTCTTAGAGTGTTTCAGGATTCAGCATCCTTAGTAGGGTATGATCTCTTGAACCTTttctaattttttattattatagaAAAACAGAAATAACTAACGGGCCGAATCTCTCAGGGACGCAGCGATTCCGGCAGTGACGTTGGTTGTGGGAGCGAACCTCGTAAAAGGTAATAAATCTGTTCAGTGGCGAATTCAGGATTTTTCAATTCAAGTGTGAATTCATGTAGTATTCGTACAGAAGTTTTTTGATGTTGATATATTTGATTTTCAGGTCTAAAAGGGTCTGGTATCGCGTTACCAATTGTGTTTGGAATTGCAGCAGTTCGGTATATTTTCTTGCCGCTTTTTGGAATTTTAATCGTGAAAGGAGCGCTTTATTTCGGATTAGTACATGCAGATCCTCTGTATCTTTTTGTTCTTCTACTACAGTTTGCACTTCCACCAGCCATGAACATTGGTATGagctctatatatttagttatgtctcatgtaaattattattattattttttttttttatttatttaaacatgtaCGAATTTGTTAAAACTTGTTAATATGACAGGTACCATAACACAGTTATTTGGTGCTGGTGAGAGTGATTGTTCTGTAATTATGTTATGGACTTATGGTTTGGCGTCAATCTCACTTACCCTTTGGTCAACCTTCTTCATGTGGCTCGTCGCTTGATCAGTCAGATTGACAAACTATGATGATTCG
This genomic interval carries:
- the LOC139896606 gene encoding protein PIN-LIKES 3-like isoform X1; its protein translation is MGFVDLFCAASMPVLKVLIVTALGSFLALDSINILGQSARKQVNELVFFVFNPALVGSNLAKTITYESLVALWFMPVNILLTFIIGSALGWVLMIIAKPPQHLKGLILGACSAGNLGNMLLIIVPAVCKEKGTPFGDSDVCSEFGTAYASLSMAIGAIFLWSYVYNLVRVFSKDSTTNEAVIMQEDLVQPLLPSTESDSSIKIEGRMKVILNSMKRKWSDISRHVNLKAVFAPSTSGAIVGFVVGTIGPMRRLLIGTTAPLRVFQDSASLVGDAAIPAVTLVVGANLVKGLKGSGIALPIVFGIAAVRYIFLPLFGILIVKGALYFGLVHADPLYLFVLLLQFALPPAMNIGTITQLFGAGESDCSVIMLWTYGLASISLTLWSTFFMWLVA
- the LOC139896606 gene encoding protein PIN-LIKES 3-like isoform X3, translated to MPVNILLTFIIGSALGWVLMIIAKPPQHLKGLILGACSAGNLGNMLLIIVPAVCKEKGTPFGDSDVCSEFGTAYASLSMAIGAIFLWSYVYNLVRVFSKDSTTNEAVIMQEDLVQPLLPSTESDSSIKIEGRMKVILNSMKRKWSDISRHVNLKAVFAPSTSGAIVGFVVGTIGPMRRLLIGTTAPLRVFQDSASLVGDAAIPAVTLVVGANLVKGLKGSGIALPIVFGIAAVRYIFLPLFGILIVKGALYFGLVHADPLYLFVLLLQFALPPAMNIGTITQLFGAGESDCSVIMLWTYGLASISLTLWSTFFMWLVA
- the LOC139896606 gene encoding protein PIN-LIKES 3-like isoform X2 gives rise to the protein MLMGWRNIQAGNVVVLIVTALGSFLALDSINILGQSARKQVNELVFFVFNPALVGSNLAKTITYESLVALWFMPVNILLTFIIGSALGWVLMIIAKPPQHLKGLILGACSAGNLGNMLLIIVPAVCKEKGTPFGDSDVCSEFGTAYASLSMAIGAIFLWSYVYNLVRVFSKDSTTNEAVIMQEDLVQPLLPSTESDSSIKIEGRMKVILNSMKRKWSDISRHVNLKAVFAPSTSGAIVGFVVGTIGPMRRLLIGTTAPLRVFQDSASLVGDAAIPAVTLVVGANLVKGLKGSGIALPIVFGIAAVRYIFLPLFGILIVKGALYFGLVHADPLYLFVLLLQFALPPAMNIGTITQLFGAGESDCSVIMLWTYGLASISLTLWSTFFMWLVA